The following proteins are co-located in the Telopea speciosissima isolate NSW1024214 ecotype Mountain lineage chromosome 9, Tspe_v1, whole genome shotgun sequence genome:
- the LOC122640913 gene encoding disease resistance protein RUN1-like, with the protein MFQQLKVLKLSWCVSLSECPDFSGVPRLERLYLDNCFDLVNLHETIGKLQQLDYLNLVNCFSLEKLPNSICRLSSLQKFILTGCHSLNELPQSIGDLRNSLVELYLDKTMIKALPDGVGLLKKVELDVADFDTYQSFPRV; encoded by the exons ATGTTTCAACAATTGAAAGTTCTGAAACTCAGTTGGTGTGTGTCCCTGTCTGAATGTCCTGACTTTTCAGGAGTTCCTCGCTTGGAGAGGTTATATCTTGATAATTGTTTTGATTTGGTTAACTTGCATGAAACCATTGGAAAGCTTCAGCAGCTCGATTACTTGAACTTAGTCAATTGCTTTTCACTTGAGAAACTCCCAAACAGTATTTGTAGGTTGAGTTCTCTCCAGAAATTTATTCTCACTGGTTGCCACTCACTCAACGAGTTGCCTCAGTCTATTGGTGATCTAAGAAATTCTTTGGTTGAGCTTTACTTGGACAAAACAATGATTAAAGCACTGCCTGATGGTGTTGGACTGTTGAAGAAGGTGGAG CTGGATGTGGCAGACTTCGATACATACCAAAGCTTCCCTCGAGTTTAA
- the LOC122640519 gene encoding disease resistance protein L6-like, with protein sequence MVPLIGVKNPVGLESRIESVLSLLLKISSTEVQFLGICGLGGIGKTTIATAVYNCIFKDFSKSCFLEDIREQASQPNGIISLQEKLLYSISREEIKICSSKEGSRLIKQRLGNIDNLLILDDVGDRTHLDALVGDFNCLGSGSRIIITTRDQSVLSGIPENNRIIYEPTELNEKESLQLFSSYAFSTDQPPDDYMQLSTDIVHTTGGLPLALEVLGSDLSIKKDKKIWKSLHRILKQIPHNDVYGKLKISYDNLQDDIEKAMFLDAACFFIGWEEEKIISIWEACGFEPRYRIDRLHRKCLLKINKSKKLWMHDQIRDMGRAIVYKQSPMEPSEHSRLWSTS encoded by the coding sequence ATGGTTCCCTTGATAGGTGTTAAAAACCCTGTTGGATTAGAATCCCGCATTGAATCTGTGTTATCTCTACTATTAAAAATCAGTTCTACGGAGGTTCAATTCTTGGGGATATGTGGTCTAGGTGGCATTGGGAAGACAACCATTGCGACAGCCGTATACAACTGCATCTTTAAAGACTTTAGTAAGAGTTGTTTTCTTGAAGACATTAGAGAGCAAGCATCACAACCCAATGGTATAATTTCTTTGCAAGAGAAACTTCTCTACAGTATCTCTcgagaggaaataaaaatatGCAGTTCTAAAGAAGGATCAAGATTGATAAAACAAAGACTTGGAAACATAGATAATCTTCTCATTCTTGATGACGTGGGAGATCGTACCCATTTGGATGCATTGGTTGGTGATTTCAATTGCCTCGGTTCTGGAAGTAGGATAATAATAACAACCAGAGATCAGAGTGTTCTAAGTGGAATTCCTGAAAATAATAGGATAATATACGAGCCAACAGAATTAAATGAGAAAGAGAGTCTTCAACTCTTCAGTTCCTATGCTTTTTCAACAGACCAACCTCCCGATGATTATATGCAGCTTTCAACTGACATAGTACACACTACAGGAGGGCTCCCCTTAGCTTTGGAGGTTTTGGGGTCTGATTTATCaatcaaaaaagataaaaaaatatggaaaagcTTGCATCGGATATTAAAACAAATTCCTCATAATGATGTCTATGGAAAGTTAAAGATAAGTTATGATAATCTTCAAGATGACATTGAGAAAGCCATGTTTCTCGATGCTGCTTGTTTTTTCATAGGTtgggaggaagaaaaaataatttccATATGGGAAGCTTGTGGCTTTGAACCGAGATACCGTATAGATCGTCTCCATAGAAAATGTCTGTTAAAGATTAATAAATCGAAAAAATTGTGGATGCACGACCAGATTCGAGACATGGGGAGGGCAATCGTCTACAAGCAAAGCCCTATGGAACCTAGTGAACATAGCAGGTTGTGGTCTACATCATGA